A segment of the Bordetella flabilis genome:
AATTGGATCAGTCATAAGGAGTTTGCATGTGGAATATTTGGCCATCAAACGATATGTTTTCACCAGACACATGATATGAGATCATGTGTTCATGGTGACGAGACTTCCTTCCCTGAGCTCGCTTCGCGCGTTCGAAGCCGCGGCACGTCTGCGTAGCTTCAAAATGGCGGCCGAGGAATTGGCCGTAACGCCAACGGCGATCAGCCATCGTATCCACGTGCTCGAGGAGCACCTGGAATGCCGCTTGTTCATCCGCAAGGTGAGGGCGGTCGAATTGACGCGTGAAGGACAGGCACTGCAGGCGGCCGTAAGCAGCGGCTTCCAGGCGATCGCAGCCGGGATCGAACAGGTGCGCAAGCCAACCCGCGCATCGGTCACCCTGTCCACGACGCCGGCCTTCGCCGCCAAGTGGCTGGTTCCCAAGCTGGCGGCCTTCCAGGCCGAGCATCCGGACATCGATCTGCATGTCCATGCATCGAATATGCCGGTCGACCTCAATGCCGGCACGGCGGACCTGGCGATCCGGTATGGAGACGGCGACTACAAGGGGGTAACCGCCAAGTTGCTCTTCGAGGACAACTTCGCACCCGTCGCCAGCCCGACGCTCACCGTGTCGTTGAACGACAGCGCCGGACAGTGGCCCTTGATCCATTTCGATTGGCATCGGCCTCCGCCGCTGGAGCTGACATGGGCGGCCTGGGCTCGCCAGGCTGGCCACAGCCCATCCACACTGTCCACTGGCATCCGTTATTCCGAGGAGAGCCACGCCATCCAGGCCGCGGTCGCGGGCCAGGGGGTCGCGCTCCTGAGCCTGCTGCTCGTGGAGGAAGAACTGCGTATGGGATTGCTGCAGGTGATCGCAGGCCCCACGCTGCGGGGCATGTCCTATCACGTGCTTAAACCGGCCCGTCGAACTGTCTCACCCATGGTTTCTCTGGTGGAAGACTGGCTGATACGGATCGCCAGGCGAAACGAGCCGGGTCAGTCTGGCCGCCAAGGCCGCAATGGCCGTGTGGCGCGCAAGCGTCCCTAGACTGGCCTGGCGATGGCCAGTACCGCAATCGCGAGCATGGCGGCTACGACGGCAATGCCGGCTCCCGGGATGGGCGTCGGCGGCTTGCCTTCCCGGACGAACCCGCGCAATCGCCCGGACTGCACGCCATGGAGCGCCGATAGCGCGACAACGATAACCAGCTTGATCTGCAGCCACGGCGCGGAAAGCCAGCCGGCCCACAGCGCCAGGGATAGGCCGAAGACCCAGGCGAGCAGCAAAGCCGGCGTCACGACATGGCGGTCGAGGCGCAGCAGGGCCATGAGCGTGCTGCTTTGCCCTTGTTGCGGTAGGCGGGTCAACGCGCTGATCACCCGATCGTGTGCGAGCATACCGCCAACCAGAAACACTACCGCAGTGACGTGCGCGGCGACGAGATACGGATAGACGCTCATGATTGCGGGGGCGCTACGCGCTCATTGAGCGCCGCCGTCTTGCGTCGCAGCCAGGGAATGTTGACGTACCCCGCGAACGGCAAGAGGGCGGCAATGAACAGCCGTGCCATCTCGGGGCCGCGCCATCCACCGCCGGAGACGGTCTGCAGCGCCGTCCAGGTGTAGGCGATGAAGGCGATTCCGTGCACCGGGCCGATGATTCTGGAACCAAGTGGCCAGCCGAACACGTGCTTCAGCGGCACGGCGATGCAGACCAGCATGACCAGGGTTGTCGCTTCGATGAGCGATAGGATTTCCAGCCGCTTCAATTGCTGGCTCTCCAGCCTGCTGGCCATCTGCGGGAGTGCTGTCGGGTCAGCCATCGGGTCCGTCCTCCGGTACGGGCCGCCCGGGGGCGTGGCGGCCTGGTGGTTGATGATCGCCGCGACAATAGCCGTTCCCCTGGCCATGGCGTGAGTGGCAGAAACGACAAAAACCGATCATTTGCTGCCAAACAACTTTGCTGCTAGTCTGCGGCGCGGGAGGATACTCACCGATGCATCGGATCGCCGTGCTCGCCCTGCATGACTTCGTTCCCTACGACTTGGGCATCGCTTGCGAGGTGTTCGCGCGCGCCCGCACGTCCCGCGGAGCGCCAGCGTATGCGGTGCAAGTCTGCGGACCGGCGCGCACCATCCGATCGCGCGCCTTCGAGATGCGCGTTTTCTTCGGGCTGGACGCGATTTCGCGCGCCGACACGGTGCTCATTCCCGGCATCGAGGACGCGGCTGCGCTCATGCCGGGGCCCGTGTTGGCCGCATTGCGGGCCGCATGGCAACGTGGTGCGAGACTGGCGGCCATTTGCTCGGGCGCGTTCGTACTCGCGGCCACCGGTCTGCTGGATGGCAGGCGTGCCACCACGCATTGGGCGGGTACCGCGCAGCTGGCGCAGCGATATCCGAAAATCAGGGTCGAGCCGGACGTGCTGTTCGTCGACGAAGGCCGCATCATCACCTCGGCTGGCGCGTCGGCAGGACTGGACATGTGCCTGCACCTGATACGCCGCGATCACGGGCAAGCCGTCGCGGCGCATTCGGCGCGGCTTGCCGTGGCGCCGTTGACGCGGGATGGCGGCCAGTCGCAGTTCATCCGCCACGAGCTTCCGTCGTCCGATTCCAGTCTCGCAGCACTGATCCATTGGATGACGGCCAACCTGGACAAGCCGCTCAATGTGGATACCCTGGCGGCGCGGGCGGGTATGAGCCCGCGGACCTTTGCCCGAAGATTCCGGGAACAGACCGGTACGACACCGCTGCAGTGCCTGCTACTGGCCCGCGTACAACGGGCGCAAGCGCTGCTGGAGGAAGGAAGGATGTCGATCGATCGGGTGGCCGCACGGTCGGGCTTCGATTCTCCGGTCACGTTCCGCGCCCGGTTCCGTCGTGTGGTGGGTGTGACGCCAACCGAATATCGTCGCCGCTTCAGCATGACGCCTGCCAAGGGGCGGCGCTGAGTATCGTGCGGGCCGGGGCCCGCCCATGAGCCGTTACCTTGCCTTCCGTACCTCGCTTGCGACTGGCGCCAATACGCCGCCATCCTTGGTCCGTGGTGCCATGAGGGGGATGGGCTTGCCAGTACGCTTGTCGATGAGTACGGAGTGCCGCTCGCCCTGCCTGAACATGTGCCGCTCACCCCACTGTCGCAACGCCACCACGACAGGGAAGAGATTCTCGCCCTTGGCGGTCAACGCGTATTCCTGATAGGCGGTGCCATCCGAGGCCGGCCGCGTCTCAAGGATGCCGGCCGCCACCAGCTTGCGCAGGCGGTCCGAGAGAATATTGCGGGCCACGCCAAGGTTGCGCTGGAAGTCGCCGAAGCGCCGCATGCCGTCGAAGGCATCCCGGACGATAAGTAGCGCCCACCGATCCCCGATGACATCGACGGAGCGTGCGACGGGACAAGGTTCGTCATTCACGGGCTTGGGGCTTGGCATGGCGTATCCGGCCGGCGGGCCGCTGCGGTTCTGTCTGGTTGCATTCTAAAACTGGCTGGTCTAGCATTCAACCAGTTTTGTTTCGAAACTACATTGAAACTGGATCGACACCGCACGAGGCTGGATCATGACGACTTCCTTGCTATCCACGGACCCGCCGCGCCAGGACCGCGGTACCTTGCAGCACACGGATATGCCGCGCGCCCTGGTACTGCTGTTCGCCATTGCCAGCGGCCTGAGCGTCGCCAACGTTTACTACGCGCAGCCCTTGCTGGATGCGGTGGCGCAGGACTTCGGCCTGAGCCAGGCGTGGGTCGGCGGCGTCGTCACGGCCACGCAGGCCGGTTGTGCGGTGGCTTTGGTTTTGCTGGTGCCCTTGGGCGACCTGGTGCATCGCCGTCGGCTGATGGCGGCGCAGCTTCTTGGACTGGCGGCGGCGCTGGCCGGCGTGGGCATGGCGCAATCCACGGCGATGTTGCTGGCAGGCATGCTGGGCGTCGGCCTGCTCGGTACCGCGATGACGCAGGGGTTGATCGCCTATGCCGCCAGCGCCGCTGGGGCCCATGAGCAGGGGCGGGTAGTCGGGACGGCGCAGAGCGGCGTGTTCATCGGTCTGTTGCTGGCCCGCGTAGTGGCCGGCGGCGTCAGCGACCTGGCCGGATGGCGTGGCGTGTATTTCTGCGCCGCCGGGCTGATGCTGGCGATCGCGCTGCCGCTGTGGCGGCGGCTTCCGGTCCTGCCCGCGCCCGGCAAGCCGCTCAGTTATCCCCGCCTGCTCGCCTCCATGCTGACGCTGCTGCGCCAGGAGCGGGTGCTGCAAGTGCGCGGCGTGCTCGCGTTGTTGATGTTCGCGGCGTTCAACGTCTTCTGGAGCGCGCTGGTGTTGCCCTTGAGCGCGCCGCCCTATGGCTACTCGCACACCGTGATCGGCGCCTTCGGCCTGGTGGGCGC
Coding sequences within it:
- a CDS encoding LysR substrate-binding domain-containing protein, giving the protein MVTRLPSLSSLRAFEAAARLRSFKMAAEELAVTPTAISHRIHVLEEHLECRLFIRKVRAVELTREGQALQAAVSSGFQAIAAGIEQVRKPTRASVTLSTTPAFAAKWLVPKLAAFQAEHPDIDLHVHASNMPVDLNAGTADLAIRYGDGDYKGVTAKLLFEDNFAPVASPTLTVSLNDSAGQWPLIHFDWHRPPPLELTWAAWARQAGHSPSTLSTGIRYSEESHAIQAAVAGQGVALLSLLLVEEELRMGLLQVIAGPTLRGMSYHVLKPARRTVSPMVSLVEDWLIRIARRNEPGQSGRQGRNGRVARKRP
- a CDS encoding winged helix-turn-helix transcriptional regulator yields the protein MPSPKPVNDEPCPVARSVDVIGDRWALLIVRDAFDGMRRFGDFQRNLGVARNILSDRLRKLVAAGILETRPASDGTAYQEYALTAKGENLFPVVVALRQWGERHMFRQGERHSVLIDKRTGKPIPLMAPRTKDGGVLAPVASEVRKAR
- a CDS encoding DUF3817 domain-containing protein yields the protein MADPTALPQMASRLESQQLKRLEILSLIEATTLVMLVCIAVPLKHVFGWPLGSRIIGPVHGIAFIAYTWTALQTVSGGGWRGPEMARLFIAALLPFAGYVNIPWLRRKTAALNERVAPPQS
- a CDS encoding MFS transporter, with the protein product MPRALVLLFAIASGLSVANVYYAQPLLDAVAQDFGLSQAWVGGVVTATQAGCAVALVLLVPLGDLVHRRRLMAAQLLGLAAALAGVGMAQSTAMLLAGMLGVGLLGTAMTQGLIAYAASAAGAHEQGRVVGTAQSGVFIGLLLARVVAGGVSDLAGWRGVYFCAAGLMLAIALPLWRRLPVLPAPGKPLSYPRLLASMLTLLRQERVLQVRGVLALLMFAAFNVFWSALVLPLSAPPYGYSHTVIGAFGLVGAVGALAAARAGRWADRGYGGRTSAAALVLLLLAWWPLSRMHASLWALVIGIVLLDLGGQALHVTNQSMIFRTRPEAHGRLVGLYMLFYALGSGLGAIGTTATYAHAGWQGVCLLGAVVSLLALLFWWATRSVGSSAEAIDRDRVCSGHAVRNAGTCSNG
- a CDS encoding GlxA family transcriptional regulator, whose protein sequence is MHRIAVLALHDFVPYDLGIACEVFARARTSRGAPAYAVQVCGPARTIRSRAFEMRVFFGLDAISRADTVLIPGIEDAAALMPGPVLAALRAAWQRGARLAAICSGAFVLAATGLLDGRRATTHWAGTAQLAQRYPKIRVEPDVLFVDEGRIITSAGASAGLDMCLHLIRRDHGQAVAAHSARLAVAPLTRDGGQSQFIRHELPSSDSSLAALIHWMTANLDKPLNVDTLAARAGMSPRTFARRFREQTGTTPLQCLLLARVQRAQALLEEGRMSIDRVAARSGFDSPVTFRARFRRVVGVTPTEYRRRFSMTPAKGRR